From a single Spirochaetota bacterium genomic region:
- a CDS encoding NUDIX domain-containing protein, translated as MADINKVALLVCRAGEFLMCRKNNTTSKLILPGGTIESGESDVECLERELSEELGNVTATGLLFIGEYSDIAANDDASIRKTLSIRLYQGALIGEPSASSEIAALVWCGIDLDTKEMTPIMNNKILPDLNKRRLLPW; from the coding sequence ATGGCTGATATCAATAAAGTCGCTCTCCTTGTCTGCCGCGCCGGCGAATTTCTCATGTGCCGGAAGAACAATACGACATCGAAGCTGATACTGCCCGGCGGCACCATCGAGAGCGGTGAAAGCGATGTCGAGTGCCTTGAACGCGAGCTCTCAGAGGAGCTTGGCAATGTCACCGCGACCGGTCTTCTGTTCATCGGCGAGTACTCGGACATCGCGGCGAACGACGATGCGTCGATACGAAAGACGCTGTCGATACGATTGTATCAGGGTGCATTGATCGGGGAGCCGTCAGCATCGTCGGAGATAGCAGCGCTTGTGTGGTGCGGAATAGATCTCGATACGAAAGAGATGACGCCGATAATGAACAATAAGATACTGCCCGATCTGAATAAACGACGATTACTGCCGTGGTAG